The DNA region AGCTTAAAAATGgtaataaatgtgaaaaaaataaaacatattctaATGATTATTGTAATTGCAGTTCTCTGCCGTCGCCGTGGTCGTCGGATGCAGTGTGTTACGGTAGAAAAGTGAAGCGGTACCAGCAGCACGTGCAGCGAGCGGAAGTCTTTGCTGGAGTTAAAGTGTCTCTGTAAGACGTCCTCCACTGATTTGTCCTCACACAGagtctgaaaacaaacacattatttgACTTATTATCTGACTCCAGATGTCTGAACTGAGCGAAGATTTTGGACTCGCCTTCACGCCGTCGTTCCAGtcttgagcaaactggctgTCGGGGAAGTCGTCCGGGAGGCTGAGCTGCGTCCGGACTCTCCGCAGGTATTGAGCGAACGTCGGGTTGCTGAGCAGGTGGATCTGACGGTGGGAAAACCGCGACTTCACCCGcttctccagcagctccaggaCGTCCTGCAcggagacaaacacacacaaaatgtttaaagtcaAAACTTACCGT from Plectropomus leopardus isolate mb unplaced genomic scaffold, YSFRI_Pleo_2.0 unplaced_scaffold86228, whole genome shotgun sequence includes:
- the LOC121940408 gene encoding origin recognition complex subunit 4-like; this translates as AVVGVTCRLDVLELLEKRVKSRFSHRQIHLLSNPTFAQYLRRVRTQLSLPDDFPDSQFAQDWNDGVKTLCEDKSVEDVLQRHFNSSKDFRSLHVLLVPLHFSTVTHCIRRPRRRQRTAITIIIRICFIFF